In Parasegetibacter sp. NRK P23, a single genomic region encodes these proteins:
- a CDS encoding serine hydrolase, whose protein sequence is MKKFLTTVLFSLSFFSAFTQADTTLFDNNSNIEAWLKQNHVPALGIGVIEDGKLKQVKVFGEITKGIAAPYNTIFNVASLTKPVTAIVALKLVSSGKLNLDEPLYKYWIDPDIANDPRSKKLTTRIVLSHQTGFPNWRWMNEDKKLGFQFDPGTGYQYSGEGFEYLKKALEKKFQKSLTQLADELIFRPLKMNDTKFVWDKSVDTSRFAIGYDRNGNAYKTVKGKTASAADDLLTTIEDYGNFLLSVLHSEGLTKEVFHEMTTNQVASSKGKHFGLGFEIYDLGDGGYALSHGGSDEGVRTIVFLLPKTQRGLLIFTNSDTGAGLYEKIVKHYLGNDGEKIFDIEMR, encoded by the coding sequence ATGAAAAAGTTCCTGACAACAGTCCTTTTCAGCCTGTCTTTTTTTTCAGCCTTTACTCAGGCAGATACTACATTATTTGACAACAATTCCAATATTGAAGCATGGCTGAAACAAAATCATGTGCCGGCTCTTGGCATTGGTGTTATTGAAGATGGTAAACTAAAGCAGGTGAAAGTGTTTGGGGAGATCACTAAAGGTATTGCCGCGCCGTACAACACCATCTTCAACGTGGCATCCCTTACCAAACCGGTAACCGCAATTGTGGCGCTGAAGTTGGTCAGTTCTGGTAAATTGAACCTGGACGAGCCGCTGTATAAATATTGGATCGATCCGGATATTGCAAATGACCCGAGAAGTAAGAAGCTGACCACAAGAATCGTGCTCAGCCATCAAACTGGTTTTCCCAATTGGCGTTGGATGAATGAGGATAAGAAACTGGGGTTCCAATTTGATCCGGGTACCGGATACCAATATTCCGGAGAGGGATTTGAATACCTGAAGAAAGCGTTGGAAAAGAAGTTTCAAAAGTCGTTAACGCAATTGGCAGATGAGCTTATTTTTCGCCCGTTAAAAATGAATGATACTAAGTTTGTCTGGGATAAAAGTGTTGATACATCAAGATTTGCTATTGGCTACGACCGCAATGGGAATGCTTACAAAACAGTGAAAGGAAAAACCGCCAGCGCAGCGGATGACTTATTGACGACCATTGAGGATTATGGAAATTTCTTATTAAGTGTACTGCACAGCGAAGGGCTTACAAAAGAGGTGTTTCATGAAATGACAACAAATCAGGTTGCCAGTTCTAAGGGAAAACACTTTGGTTTGGGATTCGAAATTTATGATCTGGGCGATGGCGGATATGCTTTATCGCATGGTGGCTCCGATGAGGGGGTTCGTACAATTGTATTTCTTTTGCCGAAAACACAAAGAGGGCTTTTGATATTTACCAATTCGGATACTGGGGCTGGGCTTTACGAAAAAATAGTAAAGCACTATTTAGGTAATGATGGAGAGAAAATATTTGATATTGAGATGAGGTAA
- a CDS encoding SDR family NAD(P)-dependent oxidoreductase, which yields MELLKGKVAIVTGAGSGIGKAVALAYAKEGASVVVSDINEQGGAETVKEIQDLDGKAIFFKADAASEEGNKALVDKALEVYGKLDIACNNAGIGGAAAPSGDYTAADWEKVVSLNLNGVFYGCKYQLLAMEKNGGGAIVNIASIHGTVAAPYSPAYTATKHAVVGLTKNIGAEYAQKNIRCNAVGPAYIETPLLTNHLNKEQLEAIVAKHPIGRLGRPEEVAELVLFLSSGKASFMTGAYYLVDGGYTAI from the coding sequence ATGGAATTACTGAAAGGAAAAGTCGCGATTGTAACGGGAGCAGGATCAGGTATAGGGAAAGCCGTGGCGCTGGCGTATGCCAAAGAAGGCGCATCGGTAGTGGTTTCCGATATCAATGAACAGGGCGGAGCGGAAACGGTAAAAGAGATACAGGACCTGGATGGGAAAGCCATATTTTTTAAGGCCGACGCCGCTTCAGAAGAAGGCAATAAGGCTTTGGTAGACAAAGCCCTGGAAGTATATGGAAAGCTGGATATCGCCTGCAACAACGCTGGTATCGGCGGAGCGGCCGCGCCTTCCGGAGACTATACGGCAGCCGACTGGGAGAAAGTGGTGAGCCTGAACCTCAACGGTGTTTTTTATGGCTGCAAATACCAACTCCTGGCGATGGAAAAGAATGGCGGCGGCGCTATCGTAAACATCGCCTCCATACACGGAACCGTAGCCGCGCCTTACTCTCCGGCATATACGGCTACCAAACACGCGGTGGTAGGGCTTACAAAAAATATCGGCGCTGAATATGCGCAGAAGAACATCCGTTGTAACGCCGTAGGTCCGGCTTATATTGAAACGCCGTTGCTCACCAACCACCTGAACAAGGAACAACTTGAAGCGATCGTGGCCAAACACCCCATCGGGAGATTGGGCCGCCCGGAAGAAGTGGCGGAACTGGTGTTGTTCCTGAGTTCCGGTAAGGCGTCTTTTATGACCGGGGCATATTATCTTGTGGATGGGGGCTACACGGCCATTTAA
- a CDS encoding globin domain-containing protein → MTMSSQQIKLVKSTWFLFRNIDPKLVGDVFYSKLFFDYPQLRPMFPKKMTDQYEKLIQMLNTIVAGLEDIEALGTAIGAMAERHTGYGVRPEHYDAVGEALLWTLEQGLRTDWNEAVKDAWLTCYTILAQAMISAGNPKME, encoded by the coding sequence ATGACGATGAGCAGCCAGCAGATCAAATTGGTGAAAAGCACCTGGTTTTTATTCAGGAACATTGACCCGAAGTTGGTGGGAGATGTTTTTTACAGCAAACTCTTTTTTGACTATCCGCAGCTCCGGCCCATGTTCCCGAAGAAGATGACGGACCAGTATGAAAAACTGATTCAGATGCTGAATACAATCGTAGCGGGCCTGGAAGATATTGAAGCGTTGGGCACGGCAATTGGAGCTATGGCGGAAAGACATACCGGGTACGGCGTTCGCCCCGAACACTATGATGCGGTAGGGGAAGCGTTGTTGTGGACATTGGAGCAGGGACTCCGCACCGATTGGAACGAAGCGGTGAAAGATGCCTGGCTCACCTGTTACACCATCCTTGCACAGGCCATGATCAGTGCGGGAAATCCAAAAATGGAATAA
- a CDS encoding UbiD family decarboxylase — MAYRSMEECLLDLERNNQLVRIKEEVDPHLEMAAIHLRVYEAGGPALLFERVKGSRFRAASNIFGTLERSRFIFRDTLAGVQQLIALKNDPMQALKKPFSNLGAGLAAFRALPLKNPISKPVLHEEINISDIPQIQHWPMDGGAFVTLPQVYTEDPDQPGIMKSNLGMYRIQLSGNDYAPDREIGLHYQLHRGIGVHQTKANKKGMPLKVSVFAGGPPSHTVSAVMPLPEGISEMTFAGVLGGRRFRYTYQDGFCISTDADFVITGAVYPGENKPEGPFGDHLGYYSLKHSFPLMRVHKVFARKNAIWPFTVVGRPPQEDTSFGQLIHEITGDAIPSEIPGVKEVHAVDAAGVHPLLLAVGSERYTPYMPAKQPAELLTIANHILGTGQLSLAKFLFITADEANKVTTHNIAEYFSFLLKRINLERDVHFHTHTTIDTLDYSGTGLNTGSKVVFAAYGDPVRSLCTEVPRPLKEGRGFADVQLIMPGVVAIQTKAYATPNETESELKEMNAQLSAQLEELRDLPLIVWCDDAAFTAASLRNFLWVTFTRSNPSHDIHGIASFTENKHWGCKGPLVIDARIKPHHAPVLETDASVEKKIDRLFAKGGSLYGKLH, encoded by the coding sequence ATGGCGTACCGATCAATGGAGGAGTGTCTGCTCGACCTGGAAAGGAACAATCAACTGGTTAGGATAAAAGAAGAAGTGGATCCGCATCTTGAAATGGCGGCTATCCATCTGCGTGTATATGAAGCCGGCGGCCCCGCCCTCTTGTTCGAACGCGTAAAAGGCAGCAGGTTCCGGGCGGCCTCTAATATTTTCGGTACCCTGGAACGGAGCCGGTTCATTTTCAGGGATACCCTTGCGGGTGTTCAGCAACTGATCGCACTGAAGAACGACCCCATGCAGGCGTTGAAAAAGCCTTTCAGTAACCTCGGAGCCGGTTTGGCAGCCTTCCGGGCGCTTCCACTGAAGAACCCCATCTCCAAACCTGTATTGCACGAGGAAATCAATATATCCGATATTCCACAAATTCAGCACTGGCCCATGGATGGCGGCGCTTTCGTGACCCTTCCGCAAGTGTATACCGAAGATCCTGACCAGCCCGGTATCATGAAATCCAACCTGGGCATGTACCGGATACAGCTTTCAGGGAACGACTACGCGCCTGACCGGGAAATCGGTTTGCACTACCAGTTGCACCGTGGCATAGGCGTTCACCAAACGAAAGCCAATAAAAAAGGAATGCCGCTGAAGGTGAGTGTATTCGCCGGAGGTCCTCCCTCCCACACCGTTTCGGCCGTGATGCCCCTGCCCGAAGGGATCAGTGAAATGACTTTTGCCGGCGTGCTCGGCGGAAGAAGGTTCCGTTATACTTACCAGGACGGGTTCTGCATCAGTACCGATGCCGATTTCGTGATCACCGGAGCAGTTTATCCCGGAGAAAACAAACCTGAAGGTCCTTTTGGCGACCACCTGGGGTATTATAGTCTGAAACATTCTTTTCCCCTGATGCGCGTGCACAAGGTATTCGCCCGTAAAAACGCCATCTGGCCCTTTACCGTAGTGGGAAGACCACCGCAGGAAGATACCAGCTTCGGCCAGCTGATCCACGAGATCACCGGAGACGCTATTCCCAGCGAAATTCCGGGCGTAAAAGAAGTACACGCCGTGGATGCAGCTGGCGTGCATCCTTTGTTGCTCGCCGTTGGCTCGGAAAGATATACGCCTTACATGCCCGCCAAACAACCGGCGGAATTGCTGACCATCGCCAACCATATTCTCGGAACGGGACAACTTAGCCTGGCTAAATTCCTGTTCATCACCGCCGATGAAGCGAACAAGGTGACCACGCACAATATAGCGGAATACTTCTCTTTTCTACTAAAGAGGATCAACCTGGAAAGGGATGTACATTTTCATACCCATACCACCATTGATACCCTGGATTACTCGGGAACAGGGTTGAATACCGGCAGCAAAGTGGTTTTCGCCGCTTACGGAGACCCGGTGCGCTCCCTTTGTACAGAAGTGCCGCGACCGCTGAAAGAAGGACGTGGATTTGCGGATGTTCAACTCATCATGCCCGGCGTGGTGGCCATTCAAACTAAAGCTTATGCAACCCCCAATGAAACTGAAAGCGAATTGAAAGAGATGAATGCGCAGTTGTCTGCACAACTGGAGGAGCTCCGGGATCTTCCGCTGATCGTTTGGTGCGACGATGCTGCTTTTACCGCCGCCAGTCTCCGGAATTTCCTTTGGGTAACCTTCACACGGAGCAACCCTTCCCATGACATCCATGGTATCGCTTCTTTTACCGAAAACAAACACTGGGGCTGCAAAGGACCACTGGTAATTGACGCGCGCATCAAGCCGCACCATGCGCCGGTACTGGAAACGGACGCTTCTGTTGAAAAGAAGATTGACAGGTTGTTTGCGAAAGGAGGTTCATTGTACGGAAAACTCCATTAA
- a CDS encoding AraC family transcriptional regulator, with protein MMKLCAACLLAFAFTLFFSPAFTQDKTLYDSAKKLLPNQAVEAEKLALEFLRQSREKNVDSSLARGHYLLGTINYYLGHYYISVDYFQKALKSDFLQKDLKLAESCWNNIGASSDKLNLLPQALSAYQESLKLAEQRKDSTGIAETWINIGLLAGRVKNYKEADATTRRALAYFTGKKDTLNIALCFQNLSVFYAEQGSYDSAYKYNVLSLQLYQAIGDVYGETVLTNNLGVRYSDKKQYDLAIATQEKALRMARELGMIGFEGTIFMNMGENYLALKNYPEAEKNFKMAFLMSDSAQTRDNYERLYWLMTDLYAQQGNYQQYRKWAAQFQDFLEKEAEAGALARYDELKNLYELEKKEAQILAQSEKLRQRRNQLLLMGGAILLICGALVFITILYVRSKKLMRSLYLSNVAQTRQPRVIVETVATGQQEKEGRSQHAELFARIEERMAEEKLFRRPNLTIADLSAALGSNDKYISQAINSLSGKNFSGFLNDYRINEAKRLMLSGQELTLKQIAADCGFSNPSTFYRQFKDLTGLTPSSFYEMCREGVQHQEV; from the coding sequence ATGATGAAGCTGTGTGCCGCGTGTTTGCTGGCTTTTGCATTTACCCTGTTTTTTTCTCCCGCTTTCACCCAGGATAAAACCCTGTACGATTCCGCTAAAAAACTATTGCCCAACCAGGCCGTAGAGGCCGAAAAGCTGGCTTTGGAATTTCTCCGGCAGTCCAGGGAAAAGAACGTGGATTCCAGCCTGGCCAGGGGCCACTATTTGTTGGGCACCATTAATTACTACCTGGGACACTATTATATATCAGTAGACTACTTCCAAAAGGCGTTGAAGTCTGACTTCCTGCAAAAAGACCTGAAACTGGCCGAATCCTGCTGGAACAATATCGGCGCATCTTCGGATAAACTGAATCTTCTCCCACAGGCGTTGTCTGCTTACCAGGAGTCGCTAAAGCTTGCGGAACAGCGGAAAGACAGCACCGGCATCGCTGAAACATGGATCAATATCGGGTTGCTGGCAGGAAGGGTAAAGAATTACAAGGAAGCGGATGCCACTACCCGGCGTGCATTGGCCTATTTCACTGGTAAAAAGGACACGCTCAATATTGCATTGTGTTTCCAGAACCTCTCTGTTTTTTATGCTGAACAGGGCAGTTACGATTCAGCCTATAAGTACAACGTGTTAAGCCTGCAACTGTACCAGGCTATTGGTGATGTATATGGCGAAACCGTATTAACCAATAATCTTGGCGTAAGGTATTCGGATAAAAAGCAATACGATCTTGCTATCGCCACGCAGGAGAAAGCGCTCCGTATGGCAAGGGAATTAGGTATGATTGGTTTTGAAGGAACCATTTTTATGAACATGGGCGAAAATTACCTGGCCCTGAAAAACTATCCCGAAGCAGAAAAGAACTTCAAAATGGCCTTCCTGATGAGTGATTCCGCGCAAACCAGGGATAATTATGAACGATTGTACTGGCTCATGACCGATCTCTACGCTCAGCAAGGCAACTACCAGCAGTATAGAAAATGGGCGGCCCAATTCCAGGATTTCCTGGAGAAAGAAGCGGAAGCTGGGGCGCTTGCACGCTACGACGAATTGAAGAACCTCTACGAACTGGAGAAAAAAGAGGCGCAGATCCTGGCCCAGTCTGAAAAACTGCGGCAACGCAGGAACCAGCTGCTGCTGATGGGGGGCGCGATCTTGCTTATCTGCGGAGCGCTGGTGTTCATTACTATATTATATGTACGCTCCAAAAAGCTGATGCGTTCGCTTTACCTGAGTAATGTGGCCCAAACCAGGCAGCCCAGGGTGATAGTCGAAACTGTGGCAACCGGACAGCAGGAAAAGGAGGGCAGAAGTCAGCACGCGGAACTTTTCGCCCGTATCGAAGAAAGAATGGCCGAAGAAAAATTGTTCCGTCGCCCCAACCTCACCATCGCCGACCTGAGTGCCGCGCTTGGCAGCAACGACAAATACATCTCGCAGGCCATCAACTCCCTGAGTGGGAAAAACTTCTCCGGCTTCCTCAACGACTACCGGATCAATGAAGCCAAAAGGCTGATGCTTTCAGGCCAGGAACTTACTTTAAAACAGATCGCGGCCGACTGCGGGTTCAGCAACCCGTCCACTTTTTACCGCCAGTTTAAAGACCTGACCGGGTTAACGCCTTCCAGTTTTTATGAAATGTGCCGGGAGGGCGTACAGCATCAGGAGGTGTAA
- a CDS encoding low affinity iron permease family protein, with protein MKAKRKGQRKLFDKVAAKVTKAAGSPAASVSAILIVVVWALCGPVFDYSETWQLVINTGTTIITFLMVFVIQQSQNKDTAALHMKLNELIASSPQASNRLVDLEELTEAEIEAVRKYYRKIALLAEKEADIHQSHSLDEACDNHLRKVKSNRK; from the coding sequence ATGAAAGCAAAAAGAAAAGGGCAGCGTAAGCTGTTCGATAAGGTGGCGGCCAAGGTAACTAAGGCGGCCGGAAGCCCGGCGGCATCCGTAAGCGCCATACTGATCGTTGTAGTTTGGGCCTTGTGCGGACCGGTATTCGATTATTCAGAAACCTGGCAACTGGTGATCAACACAGGCACCACCATCATTACCTTCCTGATGGTATTCGTGATCCAGCAATCGCAGAACAAGGATACGGCGGCCCTCCACATGAAGCTGAACGAACTCATCGCCAGCAGTCCGCAGGCCAGTAACCGGCTGGTAGATCTGGAGGAACTCACGGAAGCGGAAATTGAAGCGGTCAGGAAGTATTACAGAAAGATTGCCCTGCTGGCTGAAAAGGAGGCCGATATCCACCAATCTCATTCCCTGGATGAGGCATGCGATAACCATTTGAGGAAAGTTAAAAGCAACCGGAAATAA
- a CDS encoding endonuclease/exonuclease/phosphatase family protein, with product MRFIRFAACFLLLACSRKTTVPSGGNTTTGTVTGADLKILCYNIHHANPPSKPGVIDMAAIAGVINREKPDVVALQEVDVHTGRSGVQLHQAEDLAARTGMKAYFGKAIDYDGGEYGVAILSKLPMDEGKAFPLPNTGGEARVLATVRVKTAAGKYIRLACTHLDAQEEENSRILQVNKILELTKDETLPVVIAGDFNAEPSSAVIKALDSRFSRTCVANCGFTIPVINPTSTIDYIAFTPKKFDVLLHKVINEQYASDHLPVYAELKMK from the coding sequence ATGAGATTTATACGCTTTGCAGCATGTTTTTTACTCCTGGCCTGTTCCAGGAAAACCACCGTGCCTTCCGGCGGAAATACAACTACCGGAACTGTAACCGGGGCCGATCTTAAAATACTTTGTTACAATATTCACCATGCCAACCCGCCGTCGAAGCCCGGCGTTATTGATATGGCCGCCATTGCCGGCGTCATCAACAGGGAAAAACCTGATGTGGTGGCGTTGCAGGAAGTGGATGTTCATACAGGTAGGTCGGGCGTGCAATTGCACCAGGCTGAGGACCTTGCCGCCAGAACAGGTATGAAGGCTTACTTTGGAAAAGCGATTGACTATGATGGTGGTGAATACGGCGTGGCCATTCTTTCCAAACTCCCTATGGATGAAGGAAAAGCTTTTCCACTGCCCAACACCGGGGGAGAAGCGCGGGTACTCGCCACTGTTCGTGTAAAGACCGCGGCTGGGAAATATATCCGCCTCGCCTGCACACACCTGGACGCGCAGGAGGAAGAAAACAGCCGTATACTGCAGGTGAATAAAATACTGGAACTCACTAAGGATGAAACTTTGCCGGTTGTAATCGCCGGTGATTTCAACGCCGAGCCATCCAGCGCGGTGATTAAGGCGCTGGATAGCCGGTTCAGTAGAACTTGTGTTGCCAATTGCGGCTTTACCATTCCGGTGATCAATCCCACCAGCACCATTGATTACATTGCGTTCACACCCAAAAAATTTGATGTGCTTCTGCATAAAGTGATCAATGAGCAATACGCTTCCGATCACCTCCCGGTATATGCCGAACTAAAAATGAAATGA
- a CDS encoding Gfo/Idh/MocA family protein, whose translation MSTNNNEKSRRSFLTKMGKGLVGATLTPAIVTAADRERNLRVMQAPKINYEANDQIQVVLIGAGGMGTSDAMTAASVPGVKIIGACDLYDGHLADAKKRFGADIFTTRDYREVLERKDVDAVIIATPDHWHKDISVAAMNKGKAVYCEKPMVHSVEEGPAVIEAQKKNNVVFEVGSQGMSSLGNEKARELLKDGAIGKLNYAEGFWARMSPTGAWQYPIPADASPKTVGWDAFVANTTKRSFDATRFFRWRNYRDYGTGVSGDLFVHLFSSLHFVTNSVGPNKVMATGGLRFWKDGREVPDVMLGMFDYPETQAHPAFNLSLRVNFVDGTGGTNYLRMVGSEGSMTVEWDKVTLYRNKADVEDPLLASKMQGDTGKKYVYERKDMLGPDKLEYVADKGYKGAHFDHFYNMFQAMRTKGKVSEDALFGYRAAAPALLCNDSYFENKIIHWDPNALKVINK comes from the coding sequence ATGTCAACGAACAACAACGAAAAAAGCAGGCGGTCGTTTCTGACCAAAATGGGGAAAGGTCTGGTAGGCGCAACACTTACGCCGGCCATAGTTACGGCTGCCGACCGGGAGCGCAACCTGCGCGTAATGCAGGCGCCAAAAATAAACTATGAAGCCAACGACCAGATCCAGGTAGTGCTGATCGGCGCCGGAGGAATGGGCACTTCCGACGCAATGACCGCCGCTTCTGTTCCCGGCGTGAAAATCATCGGGGCCTGCGACCTGTACGACGGGCACCTAGCGGATGCTAAAAAACGTTTCGGCGCCGATATCTTCACCACCCGCGATTACCGTGAAGTATTGGAAAGAAAGGACGTTGACGCCGTGATCATCGCTACACCGGACCACTGGCACAAGGATATTTCCGTGGCGGCCATGAACAAAGGAAAAGCCGTTTATTGTGAAAAGCCGATGGTGCATAGTGTGGAGGAAGGGCCTGCAGTAATTGAAGCCCAGAAAAAGAACAATGTGGTATTTGAAGTGGGCAGTCAGGGCATGAGTTCGCTCGGCAATGAGAAAGCGCGGGAACTACTGAAAGACGGCGCCATCGGTAAACTCAATTATGCGGAAGGTTTCTGGGCCAGGATGTCGCCAACAGGCGCATGGCAATACCCGATTCCCGCAGACGCATCTCCGAAAACTGTAGGATGGGACGCGTTTGTTGCCAATACCACCAAACGTAGCTTCGATGCCACACGTTTCTTCCGCTGGAGAAACTACCGCGATTACGGCACCGGCGTTTCAGGCGACCTGTTCGTGCATCTTTTCAGCTCCCTGCATTTTGTGACCAACTCCGTTGGCCCTAATAAAGTGATGGCCACCGGCGGTCTCCGGTTCTGGAAAGATGGGCGGGAAGTACCCGATGTGATGCTGGGCATGTTCGATTACCCGGAAACACAGGCGCATCCCGCGTTTAACCTCTCACTGCGCGTGAACTTCGTAGATGGTACCGGCGGCACCAACTACCTCCGCATGGTGGGCAGCGAAGGCTCCATGACGGTGGAATGGGATAAAGTAACGCTCTACCGCAACAAAGCCGATGTGGAAGATCCGCTGCTGGCCAGTAAAATGCAGGGCGATACCGGAAAGAAATATGTATACGAAAGAAAAGATATGCTGGGGCCGGACAAACTGGAATACGTTGCGGATAAAGGCTACAAAGGCGCGCATTTCGACCATTTCTACAACATGTTCCAGGCCATGCGTACAAAAGGAAAAGTGTCCGAAGATGCACTTTTCGGTTACCGTGCAGCCGCGCCCGCATTGCTTTGCAACGATAGTTACTTCGAGAACAAGATCATCCACTGGGACCCGAACGCTTTGAAAGTCATCAACAAATAA
- a CDS encoding DUF1080 domain-containing protein, with translation MIRNMLTASGLAAVLACGSAAIEANTNDSTAIEVNADSVDQQKDNTLSAKEKKEGWKLLFDGTSMTGWRSYQNKPSNAWSVKDGALYCKGSSTDKSDLRADILTTDQYENFELSIDWKLAPEGNSGLMYLVTEEEQAAYQTGPEYQMIDDIGFPQKLEDWQKTGANYAMNPAPEAKTNPIGQWNNTKIVVNKGKVEHWLNGKKVVEYEMWTDEWKKNKATGKWKDTPNYGKNKKGHIALQDHGSEAWFKNVKIKAL, from the coding sequence ATGATCAGAAATATGCTTACGGCATCAGGATTGGCCGCTGTGCTGGCCTGTGGTTCAGCAGCAATAGAAGCAAACACGAACGACTCCACCGCCATAGAGGTAAACGCCGATTCAGTTGACCAGCAAAAAGACAATACGCTTTCAGCAAAAGAAAAAAAGGAAGGCTGGAAACTACTTTTCGATGGTACTTCCATGACCGGATGGCGCAGTTACCAGAACAAGCCTTCCAACGCCTGGTCGGTAAAAGACGGTGCGCTGTACTGCAAAGGCAGCAGCACGGATAAAAGCGATCTCCGCGCAGATATTCTTACTACCGATCAGTATGAGAATTTTGAATTGTCTATCGACTGGAAACTGGCGCCAGAAGGGAACAGCGGATTGATGTACCTGGTAACGGAAGAAGAACAGGCGGCTTACCAAACAGGCCCCGAATACCAGATGATTGACGATATCGGTTTTCCGCAGAAACTGGAAGACTGGCAGAAAACTGGCGCCAACTACGCGATGAATCCTGCGCCAGAAGCGAAAACAAATCCCATCGGGCAGTGGAACAATACTAAGATCGTAGTGAACAAAGGGAAAGTGGAACACTGGCTGAACGGAAAGAAAGTGGTGGAATACGAAATGTGGACCGACGAATGGAAAAAGAACAAAGCCACCGGCAAATGGAAGGATACCCCCAATTATGGTAAGAACAAAAAGGGCCATATCGCCCTACAGGACCATGGCAGCGAAGCATGGTTCAAAAACGTGAAAATAAAAGCGTTGTAA
- a CDS encoding helix-turn-helix domain-containing protein yields MKFEKHFPTERLKDYIKYYVVSEQEVENEYKVFPSTGLVIGFQYKGRLSAVYDTGNTELSGSGITGLADQFKVFRNSAATGTVLVYFTETGLAHFAAHPANELFGLSIALEEIFDQHSVIEAEEKLAQAISDQQRIAIVERFFLKQLKDIQVDKLVVEAVKLIYNSKGAIRINELHRQLFISQSPFEKRFRKIVGTTPKKFASIVRFNTVLDQLNNTRSLSDICYENNFFDHAHLIKNFKQFTGATPDQFRRIQ; encoded by the coding sequence ATGAAATTCGAAAAACATTTTCCAACTGAAAGATTAAAGGACTACATCAAATATTATGTAGTCTCTGAACAAGAAGTAGAAAATGAATACAAGGTTTTTCCCTCTACAGGCCTGGTAATCGGGTTTCAATACAAAGGCAGGCTGTCCGCCGTTTATGATACCGGTAACACTGAATTGTCGGGCTCAGGCATTACCGGCTTGGCCGATCAGTTCAAGGTTTTCAGGAATTCAGCGGCAACCGGCACTGTACTCGTTTATTTTACCGAAACGGGCCTTGCACATTTTGCCGCACATCCGGCCAACGAGCTTTTTGGTTTAAGTATCGCGCTGGAAGAAATTTTTGATCAGCACAGTGTAATTGAAGCAGAAGAAAAACTTGCGCAGGCCATTTCTGATCAGCAACGCATTGCCATCGTGGAACGTTTCTTTCTGAAGCAACTCAAAGATATTCAGGTGGATAAACTGGTAGTTGAGGCGGTTAAACTGATTTATAACAGTAAGGGAGCCATTCGGATCAATGAGCTGCACCGGCAACTGTTCATCAGCCAAAGTCCATTTGAAAAACGGTTCAGGAAAATCGTGGGCACCACGCCAAAGAAATTCGCTTCTATCGTGCGCTTTAATACCGTGCTCGATCAATTGAATAATACCCGGTCACTTTCCGACATCTGCTACGAAAACAATTTCTTCGACCATGCCCATCTCATTAAAAACTTTAAGCAGTTTACGGGAGCAACGCCGGATCAATTCAGACGTATTCAGTAA
- a CDS encoding DUF1398 domain-containing protein: MFTTEQIKAAHSKVKSGADFPAYIHEIRKMGVTHYEAYVSDGHIDYHGSDGHRVTVPAKYAPLPIATLPKVAEFKAELLAHQQGKTDYLSFIRMCADCGIERWMVSMEKMTCIYYDKSGEKIVEEQIPELS; this comes from the coding sequence ATGTTTACAACGGAACAAATTAAAGCGGCGCACAGCAAAGTAAAATCGGGAGCGGACTTCCCCGCATATATCCATGAAATCAGAAAAATGGGGGTGACCCATTACGAGGCGTATGTTTCAGATGGGCATATCGATTACCACGGTTCGGATGGCCACAGGGTTACTGTACCTGCGAAGTATGCACCTTTGCCCATTGCTACGCTACCCAAAGTTGCTGAATTTAAGGCTGAACTGCTTGCGCACCAGCAGGGGAAAACCGACTACCTCAGTTTTATCAGGATGTGCGCTGATTGCGGTATAGAAAGATGGATGGTGTCCATGGAAAAAATGACCTGTATTTATTATGATAAGTCCGGAGAGAAAATAGTAGAGGAGCAGATTCCCGAACTTAGTTAG